In Ornithinibacter aureus, the genomic stretch CCCTCGAGCTCGTCGACGACCTCGTCGTCGCAGGCCTGGGGGTGGCACTTCTCCCGCTCGCACGGCACACCCACCCGGGGGTGCGCGTGCTACCGCTCGACCCGTCGCCGCTTCTCAGGGGACATGCCGTGACCCGGTTGGGCAGGGACAGCTGGCCGCCGCTTCGTGCCGTGCTCGACCGCCTCAGACCCGCGGCTGTTGCTGGGTGATGCAGTGGATGCCGCCGCCGCGGGCGAACAACGGCCGGGCATCCACCCCGACGACCTGACGACCGGCATACGCCTTCTCCAGCACGGCCAGCGACGCGGCATCCTGCGGGTCGTCGTAGGTGCAGGCCACGACGCCGTCGTTGACGACCAGGTGGTTGATGTAGGACCAGTCGACGATGCCGTCCTCGTCCTCGAGGGTGCGCGGTGCCGGGACGCGCACGACCTCGAGCCGCTCGCCGCGGGCGTCGCGGGCTGACGAGAGCAGACCCTCGAGCTCGACGGACACCTCGTGGTCGGGGTGGGCCGGGTCGCCCTGCCAGTGCAGCAGCACGACGCCGGGGGAGGCGAAGGTCGCGACGATGTCGACGTGCCCGCGGGTGCCGAACTCGTCGTAGTCGCGGGTCAGGCCGCGAGGCAGCCAGATGCACGTCGTCGCGCCGATGGTGCGGGCCATCTCGGCCTCGACGTCGGCCCTGGTCAGCCCCGGGTTGCGGCCCGGGTCGAGCTGGACCGTCTCGGTGAGCAGCACCGTTCCGAGACCGTCGACGTGGATGCCGCCGCCCTCGTTCACGAGCTCACTCGCCACCCGCGTCGCACCGGAGCGCCCGGCGACGAACTCGCCGATGCGGGCGTCGTTCTCCCAGGTCGCCCACTCCTGGGCGCCCCACCCGTTGAACACCCAGTCGACGGCGCCGAGCCCACCGTCGGGCGACACGACGAAGGTCGGCCCGATGTCACGCATCCAGGCATCGTCGAGCGGCGCCTCGAGCAGGTCGACGCGGTAGTGGCCGTGACGACCCTCGCCGATCCAGCGGCGGGCGACGTCGACGGCATCCGGGTCGACGACGAGCGTGACCGGCTCGAAGCGCGACACGGCGAACGCGACGTCGGCCCAGGTGGCCCGCGCCTCGTCAGCGGCCGCGTCGGTCTCGCCGAGGGTGTAGCCCGACGACGGCCACGCCATCCACGTGCGCTCGTGCGGTGCCCACTCGGGCGGCATCCGCCAGGGCTCGGCGGCGCCCACGTCAGACCTCCCGGCGGTGCTGGGGGCGGGTGGGCTCGGTCAGGGCGGCGTAGGAGTCGGGTCGGCGGGTGGCGAGGAACGGGAACAGGTCGATCCAGTCGCGGCCCTGTGCGAGGTCGAGGTCGGCGACGAGCACGGCTGCCTCGTCGCGCGGTGCCTGCACGAGCACCCGCCCGTAGGGATCGGCGATGAAGGAACTGCCGTAGAAGGTGATGAGGCCCTCGGTGCCGTAGCGGTTCGGCACGATGACGAACAGGCCGTTGGCGATGGCGTGCCCGACGATGGTGTGCTGCCACAGCGGCTGGGTGTCGAAGTCGGGGTGGTCGGGCTCGGAGCCGATCGCGGTCGGGTAGACGAGCACCTGCGCGTCGCCGAGGCCGTAGGCGCGGGCCACCTCGGGGAACCACTCGTCCCAGCACGTCGGCATGCCCAGGCGCAGCGGCGGCTGCGTGGCCGTGATCTCGTGCACGGGGTAGGCGCCCTCGGCCGGGCCCTGCCGGAAGTACTTGTCCTCGTAGTACCCAGCCGTCACGGGGATGTGGGTCTTGCGGGTGTGGGCGAGCAGCGTGCCGTCAGGGGCCACGAGGATCGCGGTGTTGAAGCCCAGACCGTCGTCGGTGCCGTCCGGGGCGGGCGCGCGCTCGAACAGCGAGGCGTGCACGAGCACCCCGGTGGCCGCGGCCGCCTCGCGCGCGAAGGTGATGGTCGGCCCGTCGGTGAGGGACTCGGCGGTGGCGTCCGGGCGGTCCGTCGGCAGCGTGTCGGCGGGATAGCGCGACAGGGTCAGCTCGGGCAGGAAGACGATCTGGGCCCCGGCGTCGGCGGCGGTGCGGATGCCGTCGGTCAGGGTCGCGCGCAACGCGTCGGCGTCTGGGTCCCAGGCGTGCTGGACCAGCCCGACCCGAAGTGGGGGAGCCGTGGGCTCCGTGACGCGGGCGAGGGACTGGGGCACCGAAGCGGCGGTGATCAGGCGCATGCGGGTCAGTATGCCGCTGACCCCGGGCACAACATACGATCCGCGGATGCGGATCTCCCGGTTCTGGGCCCTCGCCGAGGACGAGTTCGGTGCTGCCTACGCGCACTCGCTCGCCGGCTCGACGCACCTCGCCGTGCTCGGCGGCCGGACGGCGCTCGAGGCGTTGGATGCCGGTGAGTCACCTCGCGAGGTCTGGCTCGCCCTGTGCGACGCGATGGACGTTCCCGAGGAGCGGCGGCACGGCCTCGACAAGCCGCCGAAGCGCTGACGCCCGCGGGAAATACGGTCGATGCGGCCACACCGCTGCACTACCGTCGCTGCGGTGAGCGATGACGACGTCCTGCTGCGCGCCCGTGGGCTGACCAAGACCTTCGGCGACTTCACCGCGGTCGACGGCATCGACGTCGAGGTGCGCCGCGGCGAGGCGTTCGGTTTCCTCGGGCCCAACGGTGCCGGCAAGTCGAGCACGATGCGGATGATCGGCTGCGTCTCGCCGGCCAGTGGTGGTGAGCTGAGAATCCTCGGTCTCGACCCGGCATCCGACGGGCCGGCGATCCGGGCACGCCTGGGGGTGTGCCCGCAGAAGGACATCCTCGACGAGGACCTGAGTGTCGAGGACAACCTGCACGTGTACGGCCGGTTCTTCGGGCTCTCCCGCTCCGAGGTGCGTGAGCGAACCACCGCCCTGCTGGACTTCGCGCAGCTCACCGAGCGCCGCCACGACCGGGTCGAGCCGTTGTCGGGAGGGATGAAGCGGCGCCTGACGATCGCCCGCAGCCTCATCAACAATCCGGAGGTGCTGCTCCTGGACGAGCCCACGACCGGGCTGGACCCGCAGGCGCGGCACGTGTTGTGGGACCGGCTCTTCCGGCTCAAGCGTCAGGGCGTGACCCTCATCATCACGACGCACTACATGGACGAGGCCGAGCAGCTGTGCGACCGCCTCGTGGTCATGGACAAGGGGCGCATCGTCGCGCAGGGCAGCCCGCGCGGCCTCATCGAGGAGCACAGCACGCGCGAGGTGCTCGAGCTGCGCTTCGACCCCGACGAGCAGGCGGGCCACCTCGATGCCCTCGCCGACGTGGGGGAGCGCGTCGAGGTGCTGCCCGACAGGGTGCTCGTCTACACCGCCGACGGGGACGCGGCGCTGGCGACGGTGCACGCGCGCGGCATCCGGCCGGTGTCCTCGCTCGTGCGCCGCTCCACCCTGGAGGACGTCTTCCTCCACCTCACCGGCCGAACGCTGGTCGACTGATGAGCAGCCCGACCCTCGCCGAGGATGCCGTGGCACACCCCGGCGGGTCCGGTCGCCTCACCCCGGGGGTTCGTCCACCGCTGTCGCGCGGTGAACGGGTGTCCTCGGCGATCGCGTACCACCACCGGGTCTACCTGCGCACGTGGCGCGGCACCCTCATCGGTCGCTTCGCGTCGCCGCTGTTCTTCCTGGCCTCGATGGGGCTCGGGCTCGGTGGGCTCGTCGACGACCGGACGGGGGGCGTCGACGGGGTGCCGTACCTGCGCTACGTGGCGGCCGGCATCCTGGCGATGCAGGCGATGTGGCTCGCCTTCGGGGAGTCGACGTACCCCGTGATGACGTACATCCGGTGGAACCAGATGTACGCGGGCATGCTCGCGACCCCGCTGTCGGTGACCGAGGTGCTGCTCGGGCACCTGGTGTACGTCGGGGCGCACCTGGCGATGACCACCGCGATCTTCCTCGTCGTCGCGGCGTTCTTCGGGGCCTTCA encodes the following:
- a CDS encoding agmatine deiminase family protein, which codes for MPPEWAPHERTWMAWPSSGYTLGETDAAADEARATWADVAFAVSRFEPVTLVVDPDAVDVARRWIGEGRHGHYRVDLLEAPLDDAWMRDIGPTFVVSPDGGLGAVDWVFNGWGAQEWATWENDARIGEFVAGRSGATRVASELVNEGGGIHVDGLGTVLLTETVQLDPGRNPGLTRADVEAEMARTIGATTCIWLPRGLTRDYDEFGTRGHVDIVATFASPGVVLLHWQGDPAHPDHEVSVELEGLLSSARDARGERLEVVRVPAPRTLEDEDGIVDWSYINHLVVNDGVVACTYDDPQDAASLAVLEKAYAGRQVVGVDARPLFARGGGIHCITQQQPRV
- a CDS encoding nitrilase-related carbon-nitrogen hydrolase: MRLITAASVPQSLARVTEPTAPPLRVGLVQHAWDPDADALRATLTDGIRTAADAGAQIVFLPELTLSRYPADTLPTDRPDATAESLTDGPTITFAREAAAATGVLVHASLFERAPAPDGTDDGLGFNTAILVAPDGTLLAHTRKTHIPVTAGYYEDKYFRQGPAEGAYPVHEITATQPPLRLGMPTCWDEWFPEVARAYGLGDAQVLVYPTAIGSEPDHPDFDTQPLWQHTIVGHAIANGLFVIVPNRYGTEGLITFYGSSFIADPYGRVLVQAPRDEAAVLVADLDLAQGRDWIDLFPFLATRRPDSYAALTEPTRPQHRREV
- a CDS encoding DUF3046 domain-containing protein, whose product is MRISRFWALAEDEFGAAYAHSLAGSTHLAVLGGRTALEALDAGESPREVWLALCDAMDVPEERRHGLDKPPKR
- a CDS encoding ABC transporter ATP-binding protein; the encoded protein is MRPHRCTTVAAVSDDDVLLRARGLTKTFGDFTAVDGIDVEVRRGEAFGFLGPNGAGKSSTMRMIGCVSPASGGELRILGLDPASDGPAIRARLGVCPQKDILDEDLSVEDNLHVYGRFFGLSRSEVRERTTALLDFAQLTERRHDRVEPLSGGMKRRLTIARSLINNPEVLLLDEPTTGLDPQARHVLWDRLFRLKRQGVTLIITTHYMDEAEQLCDRLVVMDKGRIVAQGSPRGLIEEHSTREVLELRFDPDEQAGHLDALADVGERVEVLPDRVLVYTADGDAALATVHARGIRPVSSLVRRSTLEDVFLHLTGRTLVD
- a CDS encoding ABC transporter permease, yielding MSSPTLAEDAVAHPGGSGRLTPGVRPPLSRGERVSSAIAYHHRVYLRTWRGTLIGRFASPLFFLASMGLGLGGLVDDRTGGVDGVPYLRYVAAGILAMQAMWLAFGESTYPVMTYIRWNQMYAGMLATPLSVTEVLLGHLVYVGAHLAMTTAIFLVVAAFFGAFTSAWVVLAVPICVLVGLAFAVPMFAFSAHVDNDNAFAILFRFLVTPVMLFSGVFFPIEQLPSVLQPVAWVLPLGHGVELVRAVSGGPHLGVGDLGHLAVLLAYVGIGWLVARRAFTKRLAS